DNA from Flavobacteriales bacterium:
GTGACGCTGCCCATGATCGTGGCCATCTTCATCGCGCAGCTGGGCGTGCTCAATCCCGAGAGCCCGGCCGTGCTCTGGGGAAGCCTTGTGCCCTTCACCGCCCCGATCGTGATGATGGTGCGGGTGGTGATGGGGACGGTGCCGGCCTGGCAGCTCTTGCTGAGCATGGCCCTGCTGGTGGCCACCTTCATCGGCAGCGTGTGGCTGGCCGGCCGCATCTACCGCACCGGCATCCTCATGTACGGCAAGAAGGTGAGCTGGAAGGAATTGGGGAGGTGGTTGATGTACAATGGCTGAGGGCTGCAGGCCGGCCGACTGCAGCGTCGATCCACGGGATCGACGTTGACGCATGAACGCAATCATCGACCTCGGCACGAACACCTTCAACCTGCTGGTCTTTGAGCAGGGAGAGAGGGGGCTGCGCATCATCCACAGCGAGGAGCTGCCGGTGTTCCTCGGAAGGGGAGGCATCGAACAGGGGCTTATCGCGTCGGACGCCTTCGAGCGCGGCATGGAGGCGCTGCGGCTGCACAAGGCCACGGCCTTGGGGCATGGCGTCGGGCGCATCCGCGGCTTCGGCACCTCGATGCTGCGCAACGCGCGCAATGCGGAGGAGTTCGTGCGGGCGGCGGAGCGTGAGCTCGGCATCACGATCGGCATCATACCCGGAGACCGGGAGGCGGAGCTGATCCTGGCGGGCGTGCGTCAGGCCGTGCGCTTCGGAGCGCAGCCCTCGCTGGTGATGGACATCGGCGGCGGCAGCACTGAGTTCATCCTGGCCACCGACAAGGCGCTGATGTGGAAGCGCAGCTTCGAGCTGGGCGTGACGCGCCTGCGCGAGCGGATCCCCATCAGCGACCCCATCACACTGGAGCAGGAGGCCCGCATCGCCGCGCACCTTGACGATCGGCTGGCGGCGCTCTATGCCGTGGTGGAGCGCCAGGAGCCGCATGTGCTCGTGGGGAGTGCGGGCAGCTTCGATTCATTGGCGCGCATCATCAGCGCCGGGCGCGGCGAGGCGCTCGCTCCCGATGCCGTCACGCTCAGCTTCCCGGCCCTGGAGTTCGATGCCCTCAAGGACCGGCTGCTGCGCATGAGCCGCGCGGAGCGCCTGCAGGTGCCCGGCCTGCCCGCGCACCGCGTGGACACCATGCCCTACGCGCTCATCCAGGTCGACCGCGTGCTCCTGGCCGGTGGCATCCGCGAGCTCGCATGGAGCAGGTACGCCCTGAAGGAGGGGGCGGCAGTGGCCTAGGTCGGGAGCGAACCGCCTATTTTGGGCGGCATGTCCCGCAAGCATCGCCACCGGCTGCTCAAGCGCATGCCTGTCCCGAGGCGGGCCACGGAGGAAGGGAGCCGCTATCGCCGCGCACGCCGGCTGCATGCGATGCGCGTCACCTTCCGGCGCAGGCTGAAGGATGTGGTCTTCATCACGTTGGGCGTCTTCAGCGCAGCGTTCGGGCTCGAGGGATTCCTGATACCGAACGCCTTCATCGACGGTGGCGCCACCGGCATCGCCCTGCTCTGCACGCACCTCACGGGCCTCCCTCTGCCCGTGCTTCTGGTGCTGGTGAACGCGCCCTTCATGGTGGCGGCCTACCGCATCATCGGCAGGGAGTTCGCCTTCAAGACCTCCGTGGCCATCGCTGCGCTGGCCCTGGTCACGGCAACGGTGCATTTCCCTGATGTCACGCACGACAAGCTCCTGGTGGCGGTCTTCGGCGGCTTCTTCCTCGGTGCGGGCATCGGCCTTGCGGTGCGCGGGGGCAGCGTCATCGACGGCACCGAGGTGGTGGCGCTCTACCTGAGCCGGAAGCTGGGCACCACCATCGGCGACATCATCATGGTGATCAACGTGGTCATCTTCGGCGCCGCGGCCTGGCTGCTGGGCGTGGAGACCGCGCTCTACGCCATGGTCACCTACCTGGCCGCCAGCAAGACGGTCGATTTCGTGATCGAAGGCATCGAGGAGTACACCGGCCTCACCATCATCAGCCCGCACCACGCCGAGCTGCGGCACATGATCAGCCATGTGATGGGCCGGGGCATGACCGTGTATGCGGGGAGGCGCGGCTACGGCAAGGACGGACTCAGCCACGAGACGGAGATCATCTATTGCGTCATCACCCGGCTCGAGCTCAGCCGCGTGCTCACCGAGATCGAGAAGATCGACCCCCATGCTTTCGTGGTGATGAGCCCCGTGAAGGACACGCGCGGCGGGATGATCAAGAAGCGGCCGCTGCAGCATTGAGCGGACAGCCGCCAGGGAGCGCCCAGCCGAACGGATGCCATATTTGCCAACCGCGGAGAAGACCGCTGCTACCCATGGCCCACATCCTCATCATCGACGACGAGAAGGCGATCCGCGCCGCACTGCGCGACATCCTCGAGCACGAGAAGCACAAGGTGGACGAGGCGGAGGACGGCGCCGCAGGACTGGAGAAGGCCACCAAGGGCCGATTCGACCTGGTCCTCTGCGACATCAAGATGCCCAAGGTGGACGGCATCGAGGTGCTGGAGAGGTTGCAGGCCCATGATCCCGACCTGCCCGTGGTGATGATCAGCGGCCATGGCACCATCGATACCGCGGTGGATGCGCTCAAGAAGGGCGCCTTCGACTTCATCCAGAAGCCCCCCGACATCAACCGCATCCTGGTCAGCGTCCGCAATGCGCTGGACCGTGGCAGCCTGGTGCAGGAGACCAAGGTGCTCCGCAGCAAGGTGGGCAGGGCCAAGGCCGGAGGCGTGCAGATGATCGGCGAGAGCAAGGCGCTGCAGCAGATCCGGGAGATGATCGAGAAGGTGGCCCCCAGCGATGCGCGCGTGCTCATCACCGGCGGGAACGGCGCAGGCAAGGAGGGGGTGGCCCGGCTCATCCACCAGAGGAGCGCCCGCGTCAACGGCCCCTATATCGAGGTGAACTGCGCCGCCATACCAGGCGAGCTGATCGAGAGCGAGCTCTTCGGCCACATGAAGGGTAGCTTCACCAGCGCCATCAAGGACCGCAAGGGCAAGTTCGAGCTGGCCCACGGCGGCACCCTGTTCCTCGACGAGATCGGCGACATGGCACTCGCGGCGCAGGCCAAGGTGCTGCGCGCGCTCCAGGAGGGCCGCATCACCCCCGTGGGGGGCGACAAGGACATCCAGGTGGATGTGCGCGTGATCGCCGCCACCAACAAGGACCTGAAGAAGGAGATCGCCGAGGGCCGCTTCCGGGAGGACCTGTTCCACCGCCTCAACGTCATTCCCATCCATGTGCCCAGCCTGAGCGAGCGGCTGGAGGACATCCCCCTGCTGGCAGACCACTTCATCGAGCAGGTCTGCACCGAGCAGGGCATCGCCCCCAAGAGGATCGCCGACAAGGCCATCAAGGAGCTTCAGCGGCTGCCGTGGACCGGCAACGTGCGCGAGCTGCGCAATGTGGTGGAGCGCCTGGTGATCCTCAGCGGCAAGGAGATCACCGAGGCCGATGTGAAGGCCTATGCGGTGCCGCGCTCCTGAGGCCGGCTTGGGCCGAACCGTTGGTGGATCGGGCGCAGCCGTTGGCTGAACTCACATACGGTTGGGGATAGAAGGAGCCGTTGACAGGCAACCGGGGCCCTCTGGAGCCGTCTCTTTGGTGGAACCCGCCTGGAATCGGTGCATCCCGTAAAACCAAGCCTGCACGCCATGGACTACCTGATCGCCTTCCACGACTACTTCTACAAGACCCTCGGCATGGGCAACGCCTTCTACTATGCCCTGGGCTTCATCGCGGCCATCGCCATCCTGGCGCAATGGCGCCTCTACGAGAAGTGCCGTCAGCCCGGGATCGCGGCCTTCATCCCGGTCTGGAACGTCATCGTCTTCATGCGCATCGTGGGCCGTCCGGCGAGCGATGCCTGGAAGGTGCTCATCCCCCTCTATGGCCAGCTCTACTTCATCCCCAAGGTGTGGATCGAGGTGGTGCAGTGCTTCGGCAAGCGCAGCATGCTCGATTACGTGCTCGTGATCGCGCTCAACGGCCTCTACGTGATGAACTTGGCCTTCAATGAGAGCGACCAATACCTCGGCCCCCTGCGCAATGCCACCTACCTGCCGCCGCCCACGAAGCTGAACAAAGGCGGTGCCCGCCCTCAGTTGGCGTGAAGTAGCCCGTAGCACCTCACGCCGCAACAAGGCCCTTCCGACCGGAAGGGCTTTGTTGTTTCGGGTCAGCTCAACAACTCCGCCGCCTTCTTCAACGCTTCTGCCATGCCACCGGGCTCCTTGCCGCCGGCCGTGGCGAAGTCGGGTTGGCCACCGCCACCGCCCTTGATCAGCGGACCGATCTGCTTGATGATGTCGACCGCCTTGAGACCTGTGGCCTCCATAGCCTGCTTTCCGAGCGATACTTCCAGCAATTACAGATCGGGGAGCAAGGGTGTAACGCTGCCGGCTTATTCCGCTATCGTTGCATTCCAGTTACATTGAACTACCTCTTGGAGTCGGCTCGTTGTTGGATTAGCTTCGCTTACCTCAGTTCTGAAGCAACCATAAGAACTTCAACACTTCCAACGCCATGAAGCACCTGATACTCGCCATTACGCTGTCCGTGAGCTTCACCCCCCCCCCATTTGCAAGCGCAGCTTGAGCTGCCGGATTACTACGGCGAAGCCTGCAAGGAGATCATCGGTTTCTGGGAGAACGAAGGCCAACTCAAATACCCGGACGGATCGCCAGTGGACCCGGTCCTCTATTACTCGCAAGGCACCATGCCACGGGCCTATTTCCGTAAGAACAGCACCATGAGCATCGTAGTTCACGAGCCAACTTCCTTGCTGCCGAATGCGCCGCTGCTCGCGCACCGCCTGGATGTGCGGCCCTATTTGGCAGCCAATGTGGATCCCATGGCGAACGTAGTGAAGGACCACTACAAGAAGTTCTACCTGCCATGGTGCGGACCGAACGGTGTACATGCACAGGGCTACGACTGGCTGAAGTACCCGGATGTGTATGACAACATCGACATGGTCTTCTACAGCGGCAGCGGGGGACAGAAGATGGCCTTTTACTGCTGGCCCGGCAGCGACC
Protein-coding regions in this window:
- a CDS encoding YitT family protein gives rise to the protein MSRKHRHRLLKRMPVPRRATEEGSRYRRARRLHAMRVTFRRRLKDVVFITLGVFSAAFGLEGFLIPNAFIDGGATGIALLCTHLTGLPLPVLLVLVNAPFMVAAYRIIGREFAFKTSVAIAALALVTATVHFPDVTHDKLLVAVFGGFFLGAGIGLAVRGGSVIDGTEVVALYLSRKLGTTIGDIIMVINVVIFGAAAWLLGVETALYAMVTYLAASKTVDFVIEGIEEYTGLTIISPHHAELRHMISHVMGRGMTVYAGRRGYGKDGLSHETEIIYCVITRLELSRVLTEIEKIDPHAFVVMSPVKDTRGGMIKKRPLQH
- a CDS encoding sigma-54 dependent transcriptional regulator produces the protein MAHILIIDDEKAIRAALRDILEHEKHKVDEAEDGAAGLEKATKGRFDLVLCDIKMPKVDGIEVLERLQAHDPDLPVVMISGHGTIDTAVDALKKGAFDFIQKPPDINRILVSVRNALDRGSLVQETKVLRSKVGRAKAGGVQMIGESKALQQIREMIEKVAPSDARVLITGGNGAGKEGVARLIHQRSARVNGPYIEVNCAAIPGELIESELFGHMKGSFTSAIKDRKGKFELAHGGTLFLDEIGDMALAAQAKVLRALQEGRITPVGGDKDIQVDVRVIAATNKDLKKEIAEGRFREDLFHRLNVIPIHVPSLSERLEDIPLLADHFIEQVCTEQGIAPKRIADKAIKELQRLPWTGNVRELRNVVERLVILSGKEITEADVKAYAVPRS
- a CDS encoding DUF5684 domain-containing protein yields the protein MDYLIAFHDYFYKTLGMGNAFYYALGFIAAIAILAQWRLYEKCRQPGIAAFIPVWNVIVFMRIVGRPASDAWKVLIPLYGQLYFIPKVWIEVVQCFGKRSMLDYVLVIALNGLYVMNLAFNESDQYLGPLRNATYLPPPTKLNKGGARPQLA
- a CDS encoding DHHA1 domain-containing protein, which produces MEATGLKAVDIIKQIGPLIKGGGGGQPDFATAGGKEPGGMAEALKKAAELLS